From a single Arachis hypogaea cultivar Tifrunner chromosome 3, arahy.Tifrunner.gnm2.J5K5, whole genome shotgun sequence genomic region:
- the LOC112775660 gene encoding protein FAR1-RELATED SEQUENCE 5-like → MERSNPEGEPNSTVINASEGNDELNDDGVVNQEGSLRFLKFISLKKMWHTDIASGHVNKVDEITDVMVTRNDELDLRHELPDHSGLSEEKISAIGMRFDSLHLAQEFYAIYAKKLGFVTKVRNTNFNKMWKDTKIPINQSLHCTREGYRESRVKAATRSNRITATRCKARMYVMMDREKECWVVSRVELRHSHPCSAEKVVHYREYRELTMHAKCVITDNDEAGIRPNKMYLALANKEINPNFFYAIDVDDANKFKSALWVDVRCRASYEYYGDVVSFDTTYRRNRHGLPFASFVSWVRCIGTTPKGITTDQCKAMAGAIRKVLPDTVHRWCIWHIMKKTQFKLGGYARYGELSAMMNHIVYNSPSNESFEVDWAAFIKEFALGQNRWLADLYANRCKWVPILFKSEFWAGMRSTQRNESMHAFYGGYLHCKSGLVHFVNEYDNVLGNKKQKELEDDAADSKGVIPCIGSTGIEQQFQQEYTSNMFRTLQLEFDPLSRKSRCECNKFKSVGILCCHILVVWSYYRVDIVPSCYVLPRWSKNVICKHTYIKSSHDVAWSNESHNLFKHLCSEFYNVAQEFVACEEEAAILRAALSDAKSKLTDHRVSMRSTTLDGTQNTMPTRSTYDVILHDIQGPSRVKTKGRPKGKRLGAKLDKSIKKSMEKRKRKSQPDVVELQTDNDRQGSVDNIFEDSTIWNSSYGGGFMDLLNSFRHL, encoded by the exons ATGGAACGCTCAAATCCGGAAGGGGAACCGAATAGCACAGTGATCAATGCTAGTGAAGGCAATGATGAATTGAATGACGATGGCGTTGTTAATCAAGAGGGTTCCTTG AGGTTTCTTAAATTTATTTCTTTGAAAAAAATGTGGCACACCGACATTGCTAGTGGACATGTTAATAAG GTCGACGAAATCACCGACGTCATGGTGACGAGAAATGATGAGTTGGATTTAAGACACGAG TTGCCAGATCATAGTGGGCTCAGTGAAGAGAAAATCTCAGCCATAGGAATGAGATTTGATTCGCTGCATTTGGCACAGGAGTTTTATGCAATTTATGCAAAGAAATTGGGGTTTGTAACTAAAGTTAGGAATACGAACTTCAACAAGATGTGGAAGGACACAAAGATACCCATTAATCAATCTCTTCACTGCACTCGAGAGGGTTATCGAGAATCTCGTGTTAAGGCAGCAACTAGGTCAAACAGAATAACAGCCACGAGATGCAAAGCAAGAATGTATGTCATGATGGACAGGGAGAAGGAATGTTGGGTTGTGTCCAGGGTAGAATTGAGGCATTCTCACCCCTGTTCGGCTGAGAAAGTTGTCCACTATCGTGAGTACCGGGAGCTGACCATGCATGCCAAGTGCGTCATTACAGATAACGATGAAGCTGGCATAAGACCCAACAAGATGTATCTAGCACTGGCAAACAAA GAAATCAATCCCAACTTCTTTTATGCCATAGATGTTGACGATGCTAATAAATTTAAGAGTGCACTTTGGGTAGATGTAAGGTGCAGGGCTTCGTATGAATATTACGGAGATGTGGTGTCGTTTGACACCACGTACAGGAGAAACAG GCATGGTCTACCGTTTGCATCCTTTGTCAGT TGGGTGAGATGCATTGGGACTACGCCAAAGGGTATCACCACTGACCAGTGCAAGGCGATGGCTGGTGCTATAAGGAAGGTCCTACCTGATACTGTCCACAGATGGTGCATTTGGCACATAATGAAGAAAACACAATTCAAGCTTGGTGGCTACGCTAGGTACGGAGAGTTGAGTGCAATGATGAATCACATTGTGTATAACTCTCCTTCGAATGAATCGTTTGAAGTTGATTGGGCTGCTTTCATCAAAGAATTTGCATTAGGCCAGAACAGATGGTTAGCAG ATCTTTATGCGAATCGATGTAAGTGGGTGCCAATATTATTCAagagtgaattttgggccggCATGAGGAGTACACAGCGGAATGAAAGTATGCACGCATTCTATGGTGGATACCTTCATTGCAAGAGTGGGTTGGTTCACTTCGTCAATGAATACGATAACGTGCTTGGAAACAAGAAGCAAAAGGAGCTTGAAGATGATGCTGCGGACTCAAAAGGAGTCATCCCATGTATAGGGAGCACAGGCATTGAGCAACAGTTTCAGCAGGAATACACCAGTAATATGTTCCGAACCCTTCAGCTGGAG TTTGACCCTTTGAGTCGAAAGAGTCGGTGCGAGTGCAACAAATTTAAATCCGTTGGTATATTGTGTTGCCACATCCTTGTGGTGTGGTCATACTATAGAGTTGACATAGTACCGAGCTGCTATGTTCTTCCTCGATGGAGTAAGAATGTCATCTGCAAGCACACTTACATTAAGAGTAGCCATGACGTGGCTTGGAGTAATGAAAGCCACAATTTGTTCAAGCATCTGTGTTCGGAGTTCTATAACGTTGCTCAGGAGTTTGTTGCTTGTGAAGAGGAAGCAGCCATCTTGCGAGCTGCCCTTTCGGATGCAAAGTCCAAGCTGACTGATCACCGTGTCAGCATGCGTTCCACTACTCTTGATGGGACTCAGAATACGATGCCCACACGAAGCACATATGATGTTATTTTACATGACATACAGGGACCCTCAAGGGTGAAAACCAAAGGACGGCCGAAGGGTAAGAGACTTGGAGCAAAGTTGGACAAGTCAAttaagaagtcaatggaaaaaaGGAAGAGGAAATCACAACCG GATGTTGTTGAACTTCAGACAGATAATGATCGCCAAGGTTCTGTAGACAACATATTTGAGGATTCTACAATATGGAATTCATCATATGGTGGCGGATTCATGGACCTGTTGAACTCTTTTAGGCATTTATAG